In Salinigranum marinum, one DNA window encodes the following:
- a CDS encoding adenylyltransferase/cytidyltransferase family protein codes for MTTDPVRVVAQGTFDILHPGHLHYLREARAMGDELHVIVARRENVTHKSPPLLADRQRRDMVAALDVVDVARLGHPDDIFVPIHEIDPAVIVLGHDQHHDEEALRAALDARGLDCEVARASAREPAYDEEFLSTGDIIDRVLSERR; via the coding sequence GTGACCACGGACCCGGTTCGGGTGGTCGCACAGGGGACGTTCGACATTCTCCACCCCGGTCACCTCCACTACCTCCGGGAGGCGCGGGCGATGGGCGACGAACTCCACGTCATCGTCGCCCGCCGAGAGAACGTCACCCACAAGTCGCCGCCGCTGCTCGCGGACCGCCAGCGCCGCGACATGGTCGCCGCGCTGGACGTCGTCGACGTCGCCCGTCTCGGGCATCCCGACGACATCTTCGTCCCGATCCACGAGATCGACCCCGCGGTCATCGTGCTCGGCCACGACCAGCACCACGACGAGGAGGCGCTCCGGGCGGCGCTCGACGCGCGTGGCCTCGACTGTGAAGTGGCGCGGGCGTCGGCACGCGAGCCCGCTTACGACGAGGAATTCCTCTCGACGGGCGACATCATCGACCGGGTGCTCTCCGAGCGACGGTAG